Proteins from a genomic interval of Clostridium sp. 'deep sea':
- a CDS encoding ankyrin repeat domain-containing protein: MKSLCKYLLIMLAFFILLTGCELVQKSQLKNNGYQFTHEDFINSIKMGNKKVVSIFVELGADVNKLSNHDKSPLYYATSVQNPEIMQMLIDSGANVNSADSPLVIACKRNNTITIDLLLKNGAKLSNNPIPLLVAVESRSISTAEFLLKQGANPNIANSPMPIQLAIENEDIDMINLLTQYETDINKIKALAIAITTENLNVIETLLKNGADPNCCKEVLPLQLAIDIGDFEIFTLLAEYGANLNNIANNGFFHKQLFKLGYQNNSKGYIASLEDGNYDAIEIYLKEGFDPNLNIKFDNYPLLIVASHNEFNLIKLLIEHGADPNVHSEYNLITALSIVINKGNLKIIDYLLVKGANPSFAIANAVAGNDIALVKYLIKHGASADAGYPREAFIIACDNENYEIIDLLLNNGANIECQAEFNFGPYSTSLEIATYNSNLKLMEYLIGKGANYDRCLNYAIAGNSLEATKYLLAIGANPDVKNDLFIPILFSVQNNKLDFVKVLIDYGADINIQNNQGKTALDIAIENNYHDIIELLKNT; this comes from the coding sequence ATGAAATCATTATGTAAATATTTACTTATTATGTTGGCATTTTTCATTCTATTGACAGGATGTGAACTAGTTCAAAAATCTCAACTAAAGAATAATGGTTACCAATTCACCCATGAAGACTTTATAAATAGTATTAAAATGGGTAATAAAAAAGTAGTCTCTATTTTTGTTGAACTAGGAGCTGATGTTAATAAGTTAAGCAATCATGATAAAAGCCCTTTGTATTATGCAACTAGTGTACAAAATCCTGAAATAATGCAAATGTTAATAGATAGTGGAGCTAATGTAAACTCTGCAGATAGTCCGTTAGTAATAGCCTGCAAAAGAAATAACACAATTACTATTGATTTATTACTAAAAAATGGAGCAAAATTAAGCAATAATCCTATTCCCCTATTAGTTGCAGTAGAGTCCAGAAGTATTTCTACAGCCGAGTTTTTATTGAAACAGGGGGCTAACCCCAACATAGCTAACTCGCCTATGCCTATTCAGTTAGCTATTGAAAATGAAGATATAGACATGATAAATTTACTAACACAATACGAAACTGATATTAATAAAATTAAAGCTTTAGCTATAGCAATCACTACTGAAAATTTAAATGTTATAGAAACTCTTTTAAAAAATGGAGCTGACCCAAATTGTTGCAAAGAAGTTTTACCACTACAGCTCGCTATTGATATTGGTGATTTTGAAATCTTTACACTATTAGCAGAGTATGGTGCAAACCTAAACAATATAGCTAATAATGGCTTTTTTCACAAGCAGTTATTTAAGCTTGGATATCAGAACAACAGTAAAGGCTATATAGCTAGCTTAGAAGATGGTAACTATGATGCTATAGAGATTTATTTAAAAGAAGGATTTGACCCCAACTTAAACATTAAGTTTGATAACTACCCTCTATTAATTGTTGCTAGTCATAATGAATTTAATTTAATAAAACTACTTATTGAACATGGTGCTGACCCTAATGTACATAGTGAATATAATCTTATTACAGCACTTTCAATTGTAATAAACAAAGGAAACTTAAAAATTATTGATTATTTATTAGTAAAGGGTGCTAACCCTAGCTTTGCTATTGCCAATGCTGTAGCTGGTAATGACATAGCCTTAGTTAAATACCTTATAAAGCATGGAGCAAGTGCTGATGCGGGTTATCCCAGAGAGGCTTTTATAATAGCTTGTGATAATGAAAACTATGAAATAATTGATTTACTACTAAATAATGGTGCGAATATAGAATGTCAGGCTGAATTTAACTTTGGACCTTATTCCACTTCCTTAGAAATTGCAACCTATAACAGCAATTTAAAACTAATGGAATATTTAATAGGCAAAGGTGCTAATTATGATAGATGTTTAAATTACGCTATAGCTGGCAACTCCCTAGAAGCAACAAAGTACTTATTAGCTATTGGTGCTAATCCAGATGTAAAGAATGATTTATTTATACCTATCCTTTTCTCCGTACAAAATAATAAATTAGACTTCGTTAAAGTTCTAATAGATTATGGTGCTGATATAAATATCCAAAACAATCAAGGCAAAACAGCCTTAGATATTGCTATCGAAAATAATTATCATGACATAATAGAATTACTTAAGAATACTTAA
- a CDS encoding MBL fold metallo-hydrolase — protein sequence MKTKVVMLGTGTPNPVPERSGPCVAIVVGESSYLVDIGSGVTRQAQKAVQEGITGLKVGNLKRAFITHLHSDHTLGFADLILTPWVLERSEPLIVFGPQGTKEMTRMLLNAYQVDINARINGLEQANKVGIQVDSHEILEGLIYEDELVKVEAIKVNHPPFEAYAYKFITPDKTIVISGDTAPCDNLIKQAKGCDILVHEVYSSTGIKKRDAKWHKYHSTVHTSSLDLGQIANKINPRLLILYHQLFMVDENETGDGQALITREQEMIQQIKQGFKGTIVSAKDIQVFE from the coding sequence GTGAAAACAAAAGTAGTAATGTTAGGTACAGGCACGCCTAACCCAGTACCAGAGCGTTCAGGCCCTTGTGTTGCCATTGTTGTAGGTGAAAGCTCTTATCTTGTAGATATTGGCTCAGGGGTAACCCGTCAGGCTCAAAAGGCGGTTCAAGAAGGAATTACTGGTTTAAAGGTAGGTAATTTAAAAAGAGCATTTATTACCCACTTACATTCAGACCACACGCTGGGATTTGCTGACTTAATATTAACCCCATGGGTTTTAGAACGATCAGAGCCACTGATAGTATTTGGTCCTCAAGGAACAAAAGAGATGACACGTATGTTGCTTAACGCTTATCAAGTAGATATAAATGCCCGTATAAATGGTTTAGAGCAGGCGAATAAAGTTGGTATACAAGTAGATTCTCATGAAATTTTAGAGGGCTTAATATATGAAGATGAGTTAGTAAAAGTAGAGGCTATTAAAGTAAATCATCCACCCTTTGAGGCCTATGCTTACAAATTTATTACACCAGACAAAACCATTGTAATTTCTGGTGATACAGCTCCATGTGATAATTTAATTAAACAGGCTAAAGGCTGTGATATATTAGTTCATGAGGTATATTCCAGTACAGGTATTAAAAAAAGAGATGCCAAATGGCATAAATACCATAGTACTGTTCATACATCGAGCCTAGACTTAGGACAAATTGCCAACAAAATTAATCCAAGATTATTGATTTTATATCACCAATTATTTATGGTTGATGAAAATGAAACAGGAGATGGGCAAGCGCTAATCACAAGAGAGCAAGAGATGATACAGCAAATAAAACAAGGATTTAAGGGAACTATAGTGTCTGCTAAAGATATACAAGTATTTGAGTAA
- a CDS encoding YgiT-type zinc finger protein: protein MARLLEHPKFVPCPACGNTVNVSTVEVSIKAGKGTIVIQDVPQYECECGSLFVPQETENIIASLQQDKSLQAKGKVKIRYSDLRKKGINSIKKRLS, encoded by the coding sequence ATGGCCCGTTTGTTAGAGCATCCTAAATTTGTACCATGTCCTGCATGTGGTAATACTGTTAATGTTAGTACCGTTGAGGTTAGCATTAAGGCTGGTAAAGGTACAATTGTAATACAAGATGTACCCCAATACGAGTGTGAATGTGGTAGTTTATTTGTACCACAAGAAACTGAAAATATAATAGCTTCGCTTCAGCAGGACAAAAGCTTACAGGCTAAAGGTAAAGTGAAAATTAGGTATTCAGATTTACGTAAAAAGGGTATTAATTCTATTAAAAAAAGATTAAGCTAA
- a CDS encoding Mpv17/PMP22 family protein has protein sequence MKKGDFLWGAVLVLFAAILIVPSTHKVFMSFTLAHPFISGFIKFAILATMGELLAIRITKGNWVMPVGVFYKMFIWGFLGMVITLIFKIYGGGITLAMSNGVLPGGNSKLLFAFFVASIMNCTFGPSFMAFHRCTDTFIDLKYAKGGKISLKEVTLAIDWNGFVSFVVLKTIPIFWIPAHTITFLLPEEYRVLVAAGLSIALGCILAFAKRKKS, from the coding sequence ATGAAAAAAGGGGATTTTTTATGGGGGGCAGTTTTAGTGCTCTTTGCAGCTATATTAATAGTGCCATCTACACATAAGGTTTTTATGTCATTTACCTTAGCCCATCCATTTATTAGTGGGTTCATTAAGTTTGCAATTTTAGCAACAATGGGTGAACTTTTAGCTATAAGAATAACTAAAGGAAATTGGGTAATGCCAGTTGGTGTTTTTTATAAAATGTTTATTTGGGGTTTTTTAGGTATGGTAATAACTCTAATATTTAAAATATATGGTGGGGGAATTACTTTAGCAATGAGCAATGGGGTACTACCTGGTGGTAATTCTAAGCTTTTATTTGCATTTTTTGTGGCATCAATAATGAACTGTACTTTTGGGCCTTCTTTTATGGCTTTTCACAGATGTACAGATACATTTATTGATTTAAAATATGCAAAAGGCGGTAAAATAAGCTTAAAAGAAGTGACTTTAGCCATAGATTGGAATGGCTTTGTTTCTTTTGTAGTATTAAAGACTATTCCAATATTTTGGATACCGGCTCATACAATTACTTTTTTACTTCCTGAAGAATACAGGGTATTAGTAGCAGCAGGATTATCTATTGCATTGGGTTGTATATTAGCTTTTGCTAAAAGAAAAAAATCTTAA
- a CDS encoding 2'-5' RNA ligase family protein encodes MPNTCYGIIALFNKEANDKFSKLKTALKENDIQRLDLPPHITLAIYENIDLEPLKEWFIECSQNEKVLPIYFNHLGLFGLNVLFLAPKANEKLLNLHKKVHEKFDNKYGELGYHYSLHSGEYVPHASLVVSEKDKVLKAVEVISENFTAFNAEIVELCLCTFYPMKVIETISLKRN; translated from the coding sequence ATGCCAAATACATGTTATGGAATAATTGCTTTATTTAACAAAGAAGCTAATGATAAATTTAGTAAACTAAAAACAGCATTAAAAGAAAATGATATTCAAAGATTAGATTTACCGCCTCATATTACTTTGGCTATTTATGAAAATATTGATTTAGAGCCATTAAAAGAATGGTTTATAGAATGTTCTCAAAATGAAAAAGTACTACCCATATATTTTAATCATTTAGGTTTGTTTGGTTTAAATGTTTTATTCTTAGCTCCTAAAGCAAACGAAAAGCTCTTAAATTTGCATAAAAAGGTTCATGAAAAGTTCGATAATAAATATGGTGAGTTAGGTTATCATTATAGCTTACACTCTGGTGAATATGTGCCCCATGCTTCGTTAGTGGTTAGTGAAAAAGACAAAGTCTTAAAGGCTGTTGAAGTTATTTCTGAGAACTTTACAGCTTTTAACGCTGAAATAGTAGAGTTATGTTTGTGTACTTTTTATCCTATGAAAGTAATAGAGACAATTTCGTTAAAAAGAAACTAG
- the glyQ gene encoding glycine--tRNA ligase subunit alpha → MNFQELVLTLNKFWGEQGCIIHQPYDIEKGAGTMNPTTFLRALGPEPYKAAYIEPCRRPTDGRYGENPNRVQHYYQYQVILKPSPDNIQEIYLDSLKAIGIDPTKHDIRFVEDNWESPTLGAWGLGWEVWLDGMEITQFTYFQQCGGLDCTPVSGEITYGLERLCTYIQNVDSILDLEWVNGLTYGDIYKQNEVEFSHYNFTYANTDILFKMFDLHEQEAINLVGHQLVLPAYDQALKCSHTFNLLDARGAISVTERTAYIGRIRNLARSCAEQYFESRRNLGFPLIKDEAQRQYWLNFYNKEEE, encoded by the coding sequence ATGAATTTTCAAGAGTTGGTATTAACCCTAAATAAATTTTGGGGAGAACAAGGTTGTATAATACACCAACCTTATGACATAGAAAAAGGTGCTGGAACAATGAACCCTACTACGTTTTTACGTGCTTTGGGTCCAGAGCCTTATAAAGCTGCCTACATAGAGCCTTGCAGACGACCCACTGATGGTAGATATGGTGAAAATCCTAACCGAGTACAACATTATTATCAATATCAAGTTATTTTAAAACCATCACCTGATAATATTCAAGAAATTTATTTAGATAGCTTAAAAGCAATTGGTATTGACCCCACTAAACACGATATTCGTTTTGTGGAAGACAACTGGGAGTCACCTACGCTAGGTGCATGGGGACTTGGTTGGGAAGTATGGTTAGATGGTATGGAGATTACTCAATTTACTTATTTTCAACAATGTGGCGGACTAGACTGTACACCTGTTAGTGGTGAAATTACTTATGGATTAGAGCGTTTATGTACCTATATTCAAAATGTAGACAGTATTTTAGATCTTGAATGGGTCAACGGCCTAACATATGGAGATATTTATAAACAAAATGAGGTAGAGTTTTCACACTATAATTTTACCTATGCTAATACAGATATCCTGTTTAAAATGTTTGATTTACACGAACAAGAGGCTATTAATTTAGTAGGCCATCAGCTAGTACTGCCTGCTTATGACCAAGCCTTAAAATGCTCTCACACCTTTAACCTATTAGATGCTCGGGGGGCAATAAGTGTAACCGAAAGAACAGCCTATATTGGTAGAATAAGAAACCTAGCACGTTCGTGCGCTGAACAGTATTTTGAATCACGCCGAAATCTTGGTTTTCCGTTAATTAAAGATGAAGCACAACGCCAGTATTGGTTGAATTTTTATAACAAGGAGGAAGAATAA
- a CDS encoding Crp/Fnr family transcriptional regulator → MNEGFSSCSLLPWLDNKIDLNTVEEILPYGIKKTYSKDSYIISQGNIVDSVYYLATGKVKIITVTINGKEKTYWHTLAGNIIGDTPYFHQLPSNASIIATENCVVYAFKKSLFERLLAEYPSLHKYITTTMANKIRVLINQIQTMSFCKPLVQVCKFLYFFALDFGKQTEKGLLIQQEITQAEIASINSLHRITVTKAMNQLKTANILDYKNKLLTIKDMDKLYELAFGECFQQ, encoded by the coding sequence ATGAATGAAGGATTTAGTTCCTGCTCTTTATTACCCTGGCTTGATAATAAAATAGATTTAAACACTGTTGAAGAAATATTACCCTATGGTATTAAAAAAACATATTCAAAAGATAGTTATATTATTAGTCAAGGTAATATAGTGGATTCGGTTTATTACCTTGCTACTGGAAAGGTAAAAATTATTACTGTAACAATAAACGGCAAAGAAAAAACCTACTGGCATACCTTGGCAGGAAATATAATTGGCGATACTCCCTATTTTCATCAACTACCTAGTAATGCCTCTATTATAGCTACCGAAAATTGTGTAGTATATGCTTTTAAAAAAAGCTTATTTGAGAGATTACTTGCTGAATATCCATCATTACATAAATATATTACTACAACCATGGCCAACAAAATAAGGGTACTGATTAACCAAATACAAACAATGTCGTTTTGCAAACCGCTTGTTCAAGTATGTAAATTTTTATACTTTTTTGCCTTAGATTTTGGTAAACAAACAGAGAAAGGTTTGTTAATACAACAGGAAATAACTCAGGCCGAAATTGCCTCTATCAACTCCTTACATAGGATAACTGTAACTAAAGCAATGAATCAGCTAAAAACAGCTAATATCCTTGATTATAAAAATAAACTATTAACTATAAAAGATATGGATAAGCTCTATGAATTGGCTTTTGGTGAATGTTTTCAGCAGTAA
- a CDS encoding type II CAAX endopeptidase family protein: MIENNYDFPPEQNNNKMSLSYKNLIVVIGLALIFEILTGFAIGIIKGSDTQAFMQSSIGTIILSLASNLGYMASIAIVYGFRETIYDLFKKSQRVILTGLKWGAIGIVLNLIIGVTMSFIYDLVGITPTEQNITQVLKNLSGMQLIMTMAFASFIIPVFEEIIFRGVLQRTIQHNTTPIKGLVIASLIFAIIHFDWYQLPSLFTLGMCFGIAYNKTKSIYGAMVAHIFNNTFAMLMMLIATYAN; encoded by the coding sequence ATGATTGAAAATAATTATGATTTTCCACCCGAACAAAATAATAATAAAATGTCACTGTCATATAAAAATCTAATAGTTGTTATTGGTTTAGCTCTCATATTTGAAATACTGACAGGCTTTGCTATTGGCATAATTAAAGGTTCGGATACCCAAGCCTTTATGCAATCTTCTATTGGTACTATTATTTTATCACTTGCCTCTAATCTTGGCTACATGGCTTCGATAGCCATAGTATACGGTTTTAGAGAGACTATTTATGATCTATTTAAAAAATCTCAAAGGGTAATTTTAACTGGGTTAAAATGGGGCGCAATTGGCATCGTTTTAAACTTAATTATTGGAGTAACAATGAGCTTTATTTACGATTTAGTTGGTATAACACCAACTGAGCAAAACATAACCCAAGTTCTTAAAAACCTTAGTGGCATGCAATTAATTATGACCATGGCTTTTGCCTCTTTTATTATACCAGTATTTGAAGAGATTATATTTAGAGGGGTTTTACAGCGCACTATTCAACATAATACTACCCCAATTAAAGGTCTAGTTATTGCCAGTCTTATTTTTGCTATAATTCATTTCGACTGGTACCAGCTTCCTAGCTTATTTACACTAGGTATGTGTTTTGGTATTGCTTATAATAAAACTAAATCTATTTATGGTGCCATGGTTGCTCATATATTTAATAATACCTTTGCTATGCTCATGATGCTGATAGCAACATATGCAAACTAA
- the glyS gene encoding glycine--tRNA ligase subunit beta, with translation MTKLLLEIGTEEIPAAFIPPALQQLKNNAAKMLTEARLTYKNINTYATPRRLTLMVNELSVNQPNLTEEIKGPPARIAYDDDGNLTKAGLGFAKKLKLDPQNLIKKELKGQEYIYAIKKTQGKPAKEIIPQLLVTLISKLNFPKPMRWGSNSIKFARPIRWLVALIDDELVQIEYANVKSGFYSRSHRFLGKGSIKIDNASNYLNILKDNYVIADMNERKDLILNQIKEIENNKGVKVLVDEDLLTEITCLVEYPTAFLGSFNNEYLKMPEEAIITPMREHQRYFPVRYSDNSLADYFVGVRNGVIEHIQTVISGNEKVLAARLADARFFFEEDKKNSLEFYMNKLKTVVFQEQLGTIYEKSLRIIALSQFITEALKLNEQEAKQTIAAAKLCKADLATNMVYEFPELQGIMGEKYAKHEGYPVNVAKAIREHYLPQGADDDLPETTQGIVVAIADKIDTIVGCLAVGLKASGSQDPYGLRRQAAGICRIVIDNKISLSLKALVKAVVESLQHLNKISDCIYEDVNDLFVARLRHLLQTTMGFSYDVVDSVLTAEIDDIYGSYCKVSALSKIKKSKEFSSLITAFKRANNLSQKASKQKLDPSKFISEYETKLYDKFISLQNNYDKAVEDKDYTTALTLFADLEQEINEFFDNVMVMDKNNQIKNNRLALLQQIVTMANRLADFTKVVVE, from the coding sequence ATGACAAAACTACTATTAGAAATTGGTACAGAAGAGATCCCAGCAGCGTTTATTCCTCCTGCACTACAACAGCTTAAAAATAACGCTGCAAAAATGTTAACTGAGGCTCGGTTAACATACAAAAACATTAATACCTACGCTACACCCAGACGATTAACTTTAATGGTTAATGAGTTATCAGTTAATCAACCTAATTTAACTGAAGAGATAAAAGGTCCACCAGCTCGAATCGCCTATGATGATGACGGAAACTTAACTAAAGCTGGTTTGGGGTTTGCTAAAAAGCTTAAATTAGATCCTCAAAACTTAATCAAAAAAGAGCTAAAAGGTCAAGAGTATATTTACGCCATTAAAAAAACACAGGGTAAACCTGCAAAAGAAATTATACCACAACTATTAGTTACTTTAATCTCAAAATTAAACTTTCCTAAGCCTATGCGTTGGGGTAGCAATAGCATAAAATTTGCTCGCCCTATAAGATGGTTAGTTGCTTTAATAGATGATGAATTAGTTCAAATTGAATATGCCAATGTTAAATCAGGATTTTATTCACGTAGTCATCGCTTTTTAGGAAAAGGTTCAATTAAAATTGATAATGCCAGTAATTACCTAAACATACTCAAAGATAACTATGTAATTGCTGATATGAATGAAAGAAAAGATTTAATTTTAAATCAAATTAAAGAAATAGAAAACAATAAAGGTGTTAAGGTGTTAGTCGATGAAGACTTATTAACCGAAATAACCTGTTTAGTTGAATACCCAACAGCATTTTTAGGTAGCTTTAATAATGAGTATTTAAAAATGCCAGAAGAGGCTATTATTACACCTATGCGTGAGCACCAAAGGTACTTTCCCGTACGGTACAGCGATAATAGCTTAGCAGATTACTTTGTTGGTGTACGAAATGGAGTAATTGAACATATTCAAACAGTTATCTCTGGTAATGAAAAGGTATTGGCTGCTCGCTTAGCAGATGCTCGTTTTTTCTTTGAAGAAGATAAGAAAAATAGTTTAGAGTTTTACATGAACAAACTCAAAACAGTAGTTTTTCAAGAGCAATTAGGTACTATTTATGAAAAAAGCTTACGTATTATTGCTTTAAGTCAATTTATTACTGAAGCGCTTAAGCTCAATGAACAGGAAGCCAAACAAACTATAGCCGCTGCAAAGTTGTGTAAAGCTGATTTAGCAACCAACATGGTATATGAGTTTCCTGAGCTACAAGGCATTATGGGTGAAAAGTATGCCAAGCATGAAGGCTACCCAGTTAATGTAGCTAAAGCAATTAGAGAGCATTATTTGCCACAGGGTGCTGATGACGATTTACCAGAAACAACTCAAGGTATAGTGGTGGCTATTGCTGATAAAATAGACACCATAGTTGGCTGTTTAGCTGTGGGACTTAAAGCCAGTGGTTCTCAAGACCCCTATGGATTAAGAAGACAAGCTGCTGGAATTTGTAGAATTGTTATTGATAACAAAATATCATTATCCTTAAAGGCTCTTGTGAAGGCAGTGGTAGAGAGTTTACAGCATTTAAATAAAATTAGCGACTGTATTTATGAAGATGTTAACGATTTATTTGTAGCTAGGTTAAGACATTTACTACAAACTACTATGGGCTTTAGTTACGATGTAGTTGATAGTGTATTAACAGCTGAGATTGATGATATTTATGGTAGCTACTGCAAAGTATCTGCTTTAAGTAAAATCAAAAAAAGTAAAGAATTTAGCTCACTAATAACAGCCTTTAAACGGGCCAATAACTTATCTCAAAAGGCCAGTAAACAAAAGCTTGACCCTAGTAAATTTATTAGTGAGTACGAAACAAAGCTATATGATAAGTTTATATCATTACAAAACAATTATGATAAAGCTGTAGAGGATAAAGACTATACTACTGCTTTAACACTATTTGCAGATTTAGAGCAAGAGATTAATGAGTTTTTCGATAACGTAATGGTCATGGATAAAAATAATCAGATTAAAAATAATAGATTAGCCTTGTTACAGCAGATAGTAACTATGGCAAATAGATTAGCTGATTTTACAAAAGTTGTAGTAGAATAA
- a CDS encoding HD domain-containing phosphohydrolase: MNSELLKGLLSNTMLLLALSVLYSIMPLNTVKYIKIRKAIMGFLLGIVAIAILSNPFQFAPGIQFDTREVLLSITGMFLGFIPTAVCAFIASAYRLYIGGIGALPGVLSIFFSGALGLLFHKYYFPKILAHKKNGIKELLILGLGVSLTHILTTFLIPQDAKLMLFKNLFLPVFTIFPTAIILLGQLMLNQHNQLLTYISLAESENRYRSLFEKNHAIVLLINPIDGVINDANPAACKYYGWNEAELKSMTIYDIDVNSDLVIKSHIDVKGPQLLRFHFKHRLASREIRDVEVYTCPIVIKNQRLIYAIIHDITEQMIALKKLTESEERYKVTLLSVGDGVITTDKAGNITMINRVCEDISGWKEEEVIGLPIKKVFNIINEYSRHPVEDPVEKVLSTGKVVGLANHTLLICKDGTEKPIADSAAPIKDDTGDIKGTVLVFRDATEEKRTQQKITYMGYHDSLTDLYNRRFFDEELRRTNKIENLPITIIIGDVNGLKLVNDAFGHLEGDKLLKQMARAIEKSCRKGDIIARWGGDEFIVLLHNTNSKEAKAICEKIKHNCSQVNISGTECSISLGHETKIHSSQNINAIMIKAEDMMYRNKLIERQSRKANTINMILTTLHEKNPREQSHSNRVSKLCAEIGVEMGLSDKMINELSLAGLMHDIGKIAINDSILNKIEPLTPEEWNDIKRHPEIGYRILNASQNMSHIADFVLAHHERLDGSGYPKGIKDNEIPIQSKILAVADAYDAMTSDRPYRKSIPILTAISILERDAGSKFDPVVVDILLKIINKKHRRK, from the coding sequence ATGAATAGCGAACTATTAAAGGGTTTATTATCTAATACAATGTTATTGCTTGCTTTAAGTGTGCTGTATTCAATTATGCCACTTAATACAGTTAAATATATAAAAATACGTAAAGCTATTATGGGTTTTTTATTAGGGATAGTAGCTATTGCTATACTGTCTAATCCCTTTCAGTTTGCTCCTGGAATTCAGTTTGATACACGAGAGGTATTACTCTCAATTACAGGTATGTTTTTAGGTTTTATACCAACTGCAGTATGTGCCTTTATTGCTTCGGCGTATCGACTATACATAGGTGGAATAGGAGCGTTGCCAGGTGTTTTATCAATATTTTTCTCTGGAGCTTTAGGTCTACTATTTCATAAGTACTACTTCCCTAAAATATTAGCCCATAAAAAAAATGGTATTAAAGAGTTGTTGATCTTGGGTTTAGGTGTTAGTTTAACTCATATCCTAACCACCTTTCTTATTCCTCAAGATGCAAAGCTTATGTTATTTAAAAATCTTTTTTTACCTGTATTTACAATTTTCCCAACTGCAATAATCCTGTTAGGTCAGCTAATGCTTAACCAACACAATCAATTACTCACTTATATTAGCTTAGCAGAGAGTGAAAATAGGTATAGAAGTTTATTTGAAAAAAATCATGCTATTGTTTTACTAATAAATCCTATAGATGGTGTAATAAATGATGCGAATCCAGCAGCTTGTAAATACTATGGCTGGAATGAAGCAGAATTAAAAAGCATGACTATTTATGACATAGATGTTAATTCAGACCTAGTAATAAAAAGTCATATTGATGTAAAAGGCCCCCAACTACTAAGATTTCACTTTAAACATCGCTTAGCATCTCGAGAGATTAGGGATGTAGAGGTTTACACTTGCCCTATTGTTATTAAAAATCAACGACTAATTTATGCTATTATTCACGACATAACAGAGCAAATGATTGCCTTAAAAAAACTCACAGAAAGTGAAGAGCGTTATAAGGTTACTTTACTATCTGTTGGTGATGGTGTAATAACTACCGATAAAGCAGGTAATATTACCATGATAAATAGGGTATGTGAAGATATATCTGGTTGGAAAGAAGAAGAAGTTATAGGTTTACCTATTAAAAAGGTTTTTAATATCATAAATGAGTATAGTAGGCATCCTGTAGAGGATCCAGTTGAAAAAGTACTCTCTACAGGTAAAGTAGTAGGATTAGCAAACCACACCTTGCTAATCTGTAAAGATGGTACTGAAAAACCAATAGCAGACAGTGCTGCTCCCATTAAAGATGATACAGGAGATATTAAAGGTACTGTTTTGGTGTTTAGAGATGCTACCGAAGAAAAACGTACTCAGCAAAAAATAACTTATATGGGTTACCACGATAGCTTAACAGATTTATATAATAGAAGATTTTTTGATGAAGAGCTAAGACGTACTAATAAGATTGAAAACCTACCAATTACAATTATTATTGGTGATGTTAATGGTTTAAAGTTAGTAAATGATGCCTTTGGACATCTTGAGGGAGATAAGTTACTAAAACAAATGGCCAGAGCAATTGAAAAATCTTGTCGCAAAGGAGATATAATTGCCCGTTGGGGTGGCGATGAGTTTATTGTTTTACTGCATAACACTAATTCAAAAGAAGCAAAAGCCATTTGCGAAAAAATTAAACATAATTGTTCTCAGGTTAATATATCTGGTACAGAATGCTCAATATCTCTGGGCCATGAAACTAAAATTCACAGCTCTCAAAACATTAACGCCATAATGATAAAAGCTGAAGATATGATGTATAGAAATAAACTCATAGAACGCCAAAGTCGTAAGGCTAATACAATTAACATGATTTTAACTACCCTACATGAAAAAAACCCCAGAGAACAATCTCACTCTAATAGGGTAAGTAAATTATGTGCTGAAATTGGAGTAGAAATGGGACTAAGTGATAAAATGATCAACGAACTTAGCCTAGCAGGTTTAATGCATGATATAGGTAAAATAGCAATTAATGATAGTATCTTAAATAAAATTGAACCCTTAACACCAGAAGAATGGAACGATATAAAACGCCATCCAGAGATAGGTTATAGAATATTAAATGCTTCACAAAACATGTCCCATATTGCAGATTTTGTACTTGCTCATCACGAGCGACTAGATGGAAGTGGTTATCCCAAAGGTATAAAAGACAACGAGATACCTATTCAGTCTAAAATACTAGCGGTAGCTGACGCTTATGATGCCATGACTAGCGATAGACCATATAGAAAAAGCATACCCATACTAACTGCCATATCTATACTAGAAAGAGATGCAGGAAGCAAATTTGACCCCGTAGTGGTTGATATATTGCTTAAAATTATTAATAAAAAACATAGAAGAAAATAA